AAGCGTAAAGCATTGAAGGATCCATGTTACCTTGCAGAGCAACCTTATCACCCACACGCTTAACTGCGTCTTGGATGTTGATAGTCCAGTCTAGGCCAACTGCATCACAGCCCGTTGCAGCGATCTGCTCTAGCCACATACCACCGTTCTTAGTGAATAGTGTTACTGGTACACGACGACCATCGTTTTCACGGATTAGACCATCAACGATTTTGTGCATGTATTGCAGTGAGAATAGGTTGTAATCACGAGGAGTCAGTACACCACCCCATGTATCAAATACCATTACCGATTGAGCACCCGCTTTGATTTGCGCATTTAGGTATTCGATAACGCTGTCTGCTAGCTTATCTAGAAGTAGGTGCAGCGTTTGTGGTTCTGCGTACATCATCTTCTTGATTTTAGTGAACGCTTTAGAGCTTCCGCCTTCAACCATGTAAGTCGCTAGAGTCCATGGACTACCAGAGAAACCGATCAATGGAACTTCGCCGTTCAAATCTTTGCGGATCTGACGTACTGCGTTCATTACGTATTGCAGCTCACCTTCTGGATCTGGCAGGCCAATTTTTTCTACGTCAGCTTTGCACGTGATAGGACGCTCAAACTTAGGACCTTCACCTGTCTCAAAGTACAAACCTAGGCCCATAGCATCAGGGATCGTTAGGATGTCAGAGAACAAGATTGCCGCATCAAGCGGGAAACGACGTAAAGGTTGAAGGGTTACTTCTGATGCAAGTTCCGCGTTTTTGCACAAAGACATGAAGTCGCCTGCTTCTGCACGCGTTGCTTTGTACTCTGGAAGATAGCGGCCAGCTTGGCGCATCATCCATACCGGTGTGTAATCAACAGGCTGCTTTAAAAGTGCGCGTAAATAGCGATCGTTCTTTAATTCGGTCATTCCGTTAAATTCCAATTCAATCTTGTCTAGTTTTGATGGCAAGTATTCTAACACTGATTGAGGGGTAAAAGCTGTGTGCTTTGCAACCTAGATCAAGTTATTAACTTTTAAATCAATGCTTAATTTGCACCCAATTAAGGGAGCATGTTAAAAATTTGTTCGCTAGCGAAAATTACAATTATAACACCTGAGTAGTCACTACTCAGCATCTCATAACGACATC
This DNA window, taken from Vibrio chagasii, encodes the following:
- the hemE gene encoding uroporphyrinogen decarboxylase, whose amino-acid sequence is MTELKNDRYLRALLKQPVDYTPVWMMRQAGRYLPEYKATRAEAGDFMSLCKNAELASEVTLQPLRRFPLDAAILFSDILTIPDAMGLGLYFETGEGPKFERPITCKADVEKIGLPDPEGELQYVMNAVRQIRKDLNGEVPLIGFSGSPWTLATYMVEGGSSKAFTKIKKMMYAEPQTLHLLLDKLADSVIEYLNAQIKAGAQSVMVFDTWGGVLTPRDYNLFSLQYMHKIVDGLIRENDGRRVPVTLFTKNGGMWLEQIAATGCDAVGLDWTINIQDAVKRVGDKVALQGNMDPSMLYASPERIREEVSTILEGFGDAGTGHVFNLGHGIHLDVPPENAGVFVDAVHELSKPYHK